One window from the genome of Pungitius pungitius chromosome 14, fPunPun2.1, whole genome shotgun sequence encodes:
- the apoba gene encoding apolipoprotein B-100, producing the protein MMGYDKLCLLLLLSTYTLAQEGNDSNELTSTCLLASGFKTYKKYVYHYTTESRNGVIGNLKNGPQVYCQVEIEVPQTCSFVMHTRDCALREVSKMDHQGLPVYKHSHGSEAFQAAMERNSLKFTVEGVTRVYLYPETDEPDPILNIKRGILSALIVPVMGDEENSSMSTVHGQCLTNYLVHDRKDSATHVKLSRDLSQCDQFYSKELVNSPLALLQRMHRPLSKLMTSTQDCNYQFDNKGKHIMVAMCTEKHFYLPSYTDGISSKVTQNLSFQSSKRIINKIFDINPSHSKPLYFQDTDDKAPAQTKDTALGTLNDLMALAGTNQGQRRTSLFHKLVSSLRVLRNETLSQTVPEMLDVSDLLTWQALFQCGTIECTSAIIQALRTIDGLSPEADALIYGLSLQANPDATLVRDMLSMAQYKQSRAIMYALANTVKKFHKAKVTQVVTDVSKFMETLLNDCLEETFNEDSDIPSGPKENTFLVLRVVGVMGKAMQAVSPSLISSILRCAKKTDIPLSNQKAAVQAFRLMDINDEVKNSFMEVFKDAQSPVEKRVAAYLILMKNPDQALVRDILNNMENVVDEQLKSFVVSHLKNIRNSDEPQMYQLKEYIESALRDQLLPKVFNGMSINCKMDSPLGSVQSNIIFDGTDTLPKEMMLETTLNVFNYNYDIFEVFVEGTGFEPTIDALFGEQGFFPDTISKVMYWAGDKAKMLKGVLDRIAPERYRMKRQVSHNLLKDISKGVKKLLDDVHLPPAPEAIGYLRLLGAEIGYMKTSDMTKMAETLFMYYNVFFKVQPAKAIFALMSSSENEVFAHYIFMETAFSLPTAAGFPLKFSLAGVFAPGAKGGLSHSPANIMSDFSFMPSVGLEFITQMWVHISDYVEAGLEMHTNMYHESSLNAKVTMSRNQMKLSIPAPIANTQLFSISNKLLSVSSSQTSIVPPLSEERTDSINCQPLFRGLRICSIVSFSNATSIDEAPFYLLTGDKKFALEIQPTGDVSEYTATLSHGVLREGKKSRHKVESLKLTMRAEGYGLSEVTASLNYNRNKNTLTTEVSIPDYDVEAGVKLTVTGSNAEGQRMRGITVDVTSKNIPQLTLVGHTRLDMMKDAMLQLKLLIPFLKTEASVTAILRRDEDIVVDLEAVMNLPETSYQQKASFKYDVDKFEVELKSNLDSEIEKLILNINDYHNRLQQIIDHILEKKVAKTDMKLRHIVMKGIEAGDIWLDKLTARIPYLANRKHRKRIYDITLAAMPEKLFLQSNSLFRYQFNTDRMVISLPLPHGGTKSQDLNIPTTLSIPPIYLPVIGLYIPAKKYSLPAFTIPPSLDFTVPFLGLAEASTKINSNVYNWEGSISGGNNTVNVPSYIAQYKAMAKSPFNLLAYKFEGTGMISVSADGNIKYLLNSFFNHGLIDANFSVIETIGVTNEFNAKANYHIKASSPLGLQASLYYFAQSTSTLDLDEVSGDSTMDGSLKIGSFYTDTSYAQSYNLFPIVGKGRGESTLYLNSTFFDVHNIIIGVYANSELNMLSKIISQEDSFKHVADLKYKNAQLTMKCNTIATSLGQSLNNKIELDMSSHKVSLKIESQANDDTNGAYSLIEGSLDSNGLEANSEGSITFQSVRGLHKASVMVGMHSLTVSGTNIIQCSPVMVENMFSGAIDNNRASLYSKTKLIAEESKGELNIDGQITATEATLSGVLKGHVYDATTRNNMDIVLNRRALTVAINNMGKWKQINTENSHALTLTLWTLALHSKTNNFICEDIYYKQDSKVHMKAFLTSLDMTNYLKFHDFNWNNEGHMQLEPITVDLSGSTKVAYGEHHNIKHTYELNYDNMAGSMKYCVTGNVIDAQLSHNCELEFAGLSSKSKCVALINSEPFRFESTICTMALPFSLTIDSLVNSDGQINLYGKHTGQLYSKLLVKTEALTLAYSHDSQVSTTHIYPSGKSSSNLENKIDGLLTPRDQSLIWKIKSKLNNHAYNQDVSAFHNPLKVGFEFSGVILTDSFGNLSSNMRSEVQEFSIAGFLKYDKNSDCHIIEFPFIGRFPVAFEQLKNTLANALILIQQFIKNVNINQLIIDFRAKLDHIPLQVSNFMLKMDLENKVNQVNAKLDYLINDFAVTMDDFEFVIKHLRESMENIVMDIVSTMSDIILTIKDYVKDSHFAEKITNVLLQIENQLLAFDEKYEIKRSLIKALDTIKDIIRQIDLQKLTDSSTAWLRDLDLKFEILEKFKNKLSEMKMAIQNFDISAFFQEIKDQLLSIDLSFYVEQISYTIPSAEIANVMESINDVIVNWIDEYEIPNKINTVYSYTMDTLLKYNLNGMVKELMDQVLLLIKEFKIEETVQAMVDGLKSINFELVDNTIMQLLHLDLISQFGTIEVRKILNDLNENISSIVDSMKKFDYSTFVHETNKKISESTNYINEQIKLYGIAQKIEAVREFLRGIQNSIFAYLNELKNSKVADTLKKLKNVIDVTFYNDIKFKVQDIFEDIEQRIIDMDIRKEMNIYFQRARESHSNVVNYVSAQFNQLIERIIEVTNDNDTITQIKQTVDIILGALKKAEIVVPTFTVPLTDLIISSFTVNLNKMQEISIPARIFVPEFTILNSYKIPAFIIDFEEIKAHIITLIDSIRKYEIQMPDPEEIFGDLKVLYLPELQDLTVPEITLSEILFPVIKIPKLNLKDFEITMLPIPENKLPEIPSDLCMPFFGKLQGKFRLHSPQYTMETIGKIENSTSTAKKTQFTVSITSHCKSPIEPFEYTFEANARLEAPRMNKFLLTEILKVTHVAFSIDHGGSLTLTGSSAEASAKTISKATTQMYTSDLVNNIALTLKKRISATMDTNYNHNLDVPSIETFSEASMKQKIAATMESGKVVLTSETTGNGKWSFQDYSDKGTHTSNLEYSIQFGTAKLTMVGETTCKAMKSKQTLTAESVILSHIIVEARCENEFPSVKKIVMVLNGEIDIGQLNIEVTAFHDSELAGSLTGFMTNSLEFIAHPFEIVLDVKNRVNSNMLFPFKLTGKVDLQHDYGVIINPEKQRACSFTLARFNQYKYSQNFTAENNDISISFQSSANGEAKLDFLAVPLTIPAIVVPYFEIKTPGVRDVSLWENAGFETLLTDPQQSFDFNLKLHYFKNLDSHSFEVHLEPIYNTFNNNVYILQAQFEKHRDKVVTFLKDSYNQARVHYTKQTRDTSGLPPRFFTFPGYKIPLLNIEVSAIRAEMPAFSYFVPKEVSTPSFKLPALGFSVPSYAVVLPSMELPVVHIPETLNEIKLPTFTLPTIQNKVLIPALGNITCDFYFKSTVITLSANTGLYNESNIVSRYGTFLTSVFKILNGKMQGTISL; encoded by the exons GAACTCTCTGAAGTTTACCGTGGAGGGAGTGACCCGTGTCTACCTTTACCCCGAGACGGACGAGCCTGATCCCATCCTCAACATTAAAAGAGGAATCCTTTCAGCTCTCATCGTGCCTGTCATGGGAGATGAAGAGAACAGCTCTATG AGCACAGTGCACGGACAGTGTTTAACAAACTACCTGGTGCATGACAGAAAGGACTCAGCCACACATGTAAAACTTTCCAGAGATCTGTCCCAATGTGACCAGTTCTACAGCAAGGAACTTGTCAACAGTCCCCTTGCCTTGCTGCAAAGAATG catcgCCCATTGTCTAAACTGATGACAAGCACTCAAGACTGCAACTATCAGTTTGATAACAAGGGAAAGCACATCATGGTAGCCATGTGCACTGAAAAACACTTCTATCTGCCATCTTACACTGA CGGAATTTCATCTAAGGTGACCCAGAATCTCAGCTTTCAAAGCTCCAAAAGGATAATCAACAAAATATTTG acaTAAATCCAAGCCACAGCAAGCCACTTTACTTTCAAGACACTGACGATAAAGCTCCAGCTCAGACGAAAGACACTGCCCTGGGCACTCTAAATGACCTGATGGCTTTGGCAGGCACCAACCAGGGTCAGAGGAGGACCAGCCTTTTTCATAAGCTGGTGTCCAGTCTGCGCGTCCTGAGAAACGAGACCCTGAGCCAGACAGTCCCGGAGATGTTGGATGTGTCAGACTTGCTCACCTGGCAGGCCCTGTTCCAGTGTGGAACCATAGAGTGCACCAGCGCCATTATCCAGGCTCTCAGGACAATTGATGGACTGTCACCAGAGGCGGATGCTTTAATCTATGGTCTAAGTCTACAGGCTAATCCTGATGCCACACTTGTAAGAGATATGCTCAGCATGGCTCAGTATAAACAAAGCAGGGCAATCATGTATGCACTAGCAAACACGGTCAAAAA GTTCCATAAAGCAAAGGTTACTCAAGTGGTCACTGATGTGTCAAAGTTCATGGAAACACTTCTAAATGACTGCCTGGAAGAAACTTTTAATGAAGATTCGGATATTCCTTCTGGCCCCAAAGAGAATACCTTCCTTGTCCTGAGG GTTGTTGGTGTCATGGGTAAAGCCATGCAAGCTGTGAGCCCCAGTCTGATATCTTCCATTTTGCGGTGTGCTAAGAAAACTGACATACCATTGTCAAACCAAAAGGCAGCTGTACAAGCCTTTCGGTTGATGGATATTAATGATGAG GTCAAAAACAGCTTCATGGAGGTGTTCAAGGATGCACAGAGCCCTGTTGAAAAACGTGTAGCAGCCTACTTGATTTTGATGAAGAATCCAGACCAAGCCCTGGTTAGAGACATTCTGAACAACATGGAAAATGTGGTTGACGAGCAGCTTAAGAGCTTTGTGGTCTCCCACCTGAAAAACATCCGCAACTCTGACGAGCCTCAAATGTATCa ACTTAAGGAATACATTGAATCGGCCTTGAGAGACCAGCTATTGCCTAAGGTATTTAATGGCATGTCAATCAACTGCAAAATGGACTCCCCTTTGGGCTCAGTGCAGAGTAACATCATCTTCGATGGCACCGATACTCTGCCTAAGGAGATGATGCTTGAGACAACTCTAAATGTTTTTAACTACAACTATGACATTTTTGAG GTCTTCGTTGAGGGAACAGGATTTGAACCAACAATTGATGCTCTTTTCGGAGAACAAGGTTTCTTCCCTGACACCATCTCCAAAGTCATGTACTGGGCAGGTGACAAAGCCAAGATGCTCAAGGGGGTCTTGGATAGAATTGCTCCAGAAAGATACAGAATGAAGAGACAG GTCTCACACAATCTCCTGAAAGATATCTCTAAAGGTGTCAAAAAGCTCTTGGATGACGTGCATCTCCCTCCAGCCCCTGAAGCAATTGGCTATCTTCGGCTTCTGGGTGCTGAAATAGGATACATGAAGACCAGTGACATGACAAAGATGGCTGAAACTCTGTTCATGTACTacaatgttttctttaaggtGCAACCTGCCAAG GCCATTTTTGCATTGATGTCTAGCAGTGAAAATGAAGTATTTGCGCATTACATCTTCATGGAGACTGCTTTCTCTTTACCTACTGCTGCTGGCTTTCCTCTGAAGTTCTCTTTGGCTGGTGTGTTTGCACCTGGGGCCAAAGGAGGCCTGAGTCACTCACCTGCTAACATCATG AGTGACTTCTCCTTTATGCCTTCAGTTGGACTAGAATTCATCACCCAAATGTGGGTGCACATTTCAGACTATGTGGAGGCTGGGCTTGAGATGCACACTAATATGTACCATGAGAGTTCACTTAATGCTAAGGTCACCATGAGCAGAAACCAGATGAAACTGTCGATACCTGCACCCATTGCAAACACTCAGTTGTTCAGCATTAG TAACAAGTTGCTGTCAGTATCCTCCAGTCAAACATCAATAGTGCCACCCTTGTCTGAGGAGAGAACTGACTCAATTAACTGCCAGCCCCTTTTCCGAGGTCTGAGAATTTGCTCAATTGTGAGTTTCTCCAATGCTACTTCAATAGATGAGGCCCCATTTTACCTCCTGACCGGTGACAAAAA ATTTGCATTAGAAATCCAGCCAACAGGGGATGTTTCAGAGTATACTGCCACTCTCAGTCATGGAGTGCTCAGAGAGGGTAAAAAAAGTCGGCATAAAGTGGAGTCACTGAAGCTAACCATGAGGGCAGAAG GGTATGGTTTATCAGAAGTCACTGCATCTCTGAACTACAACCGCAACAAgaacactctcactactgaggtTAGCATTCCTGACTATGATGTGGAAGCAGGCGTCAAGCTGACTGTAACTGGCAGTAATGCAGAGGGGCAGAGAATGAGAGGGATCACGGTGGATGTTACAAGCAAGAACATCCCTCAGCTGACTCTTGTTGGACACACAAG GCTTGACATGATGAAGGACGCCATGCTGCAACTCAAGTTGCTAATACCTTTTTTGAAAACCGAAGCCTCTGTCACTGCAATCCTGAGAAGGGATGAGGATATAGTCGTGGACTTAGAGGCGGTCATGAATCTTCCTGAGACATCCTATCAACAGAAAGCTTCTTTCAAATATG ATGTTGACAAGTTTGAAGTGGAACTGAAATCAAATCTGGATTCAGAGATTGAGAAACTGATCCTAAATATCAACGATTATCACAACAGGCTGCAACAGATCATTGATCATATCCTTGAGAAGAAAGTGGCAAAGACTGATATGAAACTGCGTCATATAGTCATGAAAGGAATTGAG GCAGGTGATATATGGCTAGATAAATTGACAGCACGCATCCCCTATCTTGCGAACCGGAAACATAGGAAGAGGATCTATGATATCACCCTGGCAGCCATGCCTGAGAAGCTTTTTCTGCAGTC AAACAGCTTGTTCAGATACCAGTTCAACACGGATAGGATGGTTATCTCACTTCCACTTCCACATGGAGGGACGAAGTCACAGGATCTGAACATCCCAACAACGCTGTCTATTCCTCCTATATATTTACCAGTTATAGGCCTTTATATCCCTGCCAAAAAGTATTCACTACCGGCATTCACCATACCACCTTCTCTCGATTTTACTGTTCCCTTTCTCGGGCTTGCTGAAGCATCCACCAAGATCAATAGCAATGTCTACAACTGGGAAGGCTCCATCTCTGGGGGAAACAACACTGTTAATGTCCCGAGTTACATTGCACAATACAAGGCTATGGCCAAATCACCGTTCAACCTACTGGCATACAAGTTTGAAG gaaccGGTATGATATCAGTAAGTGCTGATGGTAATATCAAGTATCTTTTAAATAGTTTCTTCAACCATGGACTGATTGATGCTAACTTCAGTGTAATAGAAACAATAGGAGTAACCAACGAATTTAATGCAAAAGCAAACTATCATATAAAAGCCTCTAGTCCATTGGGCCTGCAAGCCTCCCTCTACTACTTTGCTCAGTCAACTTCAACTCTAGATTTAGATGAAGTCTCCGGAGATAGCACTATGGATGGATCACTTAAAATAGGTTCATTCTATACTGATACCAGCTACGCTCAAAGCTACAACCTGTTTCCAATAGttggaaaaggaagaggagagtCAACCCTgtatttaaactcaacattctTTGATGTTCACAACATCATCATTGGAGTTTACGCAAACTCTGAGTTGAATATGCTTTCCAAAATAATTTCCCAGGAGGATTCTTTCAAGCATGTGGCAGATCTCAAGTATAAAAATGCTCAACTGACCATGAAATGCAACACCATTGCCACCAGCCTGGGTCAGTCACTCAATAACAAAATTGAGCTGGATATGTCCAGCCATAAGGTCAGCCTCAAAATTGAGTCACAGGCAAATGATGACACAAATGGGGCCTACTCACTTATAGAAGGATCCTTGGATTCAAATGGGCTTGAGGCAAACTCTGAAGGTTCCATCACCTTTCAGTCAGTTCGTGGATTGCACAAAGCTTCTGTTATGGTTGGAATGCACAGTTTGACCGTAAGTGGAACTAATATCATTCAGTGCAGTCCTGTCATGGTCGAGAATATGTTCAGTGGTGCCATAGACAACAATAGAGCATCCTTATACTCAAAGACAAAACTGATAGCAGAGGAAAGCAAAGGAGAGCTGAACATTGACGGTCAAATCACAGCTACAGAAGCCACTTTGAGTGGTGTTCTCAAAGGCCATGTATACGATGCAACCACAAGAAACAACATGGATATTGTACTCAACCGTAGAGCCCTGACCGTTGCTATCAATAACATGGGAAAATGGAAGCAGATTAATACAGAAAATAGCCATGCACTGACCCTCACTCTATGGACGCTAGCCCTTCACTCCAAGACAAACAACTTCATCTGTGAAGATATTTACTACAAACAAGACAGCAAGGTTCATATGAAGGCATTTCTTACATCACTGGATATGACAAATTACCTCAAGTTTCATGATTTTAATTGGAACAACGAAGGCCACATGCAGCTTGAGCCAATTACGGTTGATCTGAGTGGAAGTACAAAGGTAGCCTATGGAGAACACCACAACATTAAACATACCTATGAACTCAATTATGACAATATGGCTGGTTCAATGAAATACTGCGTGACTGGGAATGTAATTGACGCTCAGCTCAGTCACAACTGTGAACTTGAGTTTGCTGGACTATCCTCTAAGTCAAAGTGTGTGGCACTAATAAATTCTGAGCCCTTCCGTTTTGAAAGCACTATTTGCACCATGGCACTGCCTTTCAGTCTCACTATTGATTCTCTTGTCAACAGTGATGGACAAATTAATCTATATGGGAAGCACACCGGACAGCTGTATAGTAAGCTGTTAGTTAAGACAGAAGCCCTAACTCTTGCATACTCCCATGACAGCCAGGTATCAACCACGCATATCTATCCGAGTGGGAAGTCTTCCAGTAATTTAGAAAACAAAATTGATGGCCTCCTAACACCAAGGGACCAATCTCTCATCTGGAAAATAAAATCTAAGCTGAACAACCATGCTTATAACCAGGATGTTAGTGCTTTCCATAATCCTTTgaaggttggatttgagttttCAGGAGTAATATTAACAGACAGTTTTGGAAATTTAAGCAGCAACATGAGATCAGAAGTACAAGAATTTAGTATAGCTGGTTTCCTCAAGTATGACAAGAACAGTGACTGTCATATCATTGAGTTCCCATTCATTGGGCGTTTCCCTGTAGCTTTTGAACAGCTCAAGAACACACTTGCAAATGCACTGATATTGATTCAACAGTtcatcaaaaatgtaaatatcaatCAGCTAATTATTGACTTTAGAGCCAAGTTAGATCATATACCTCTGCAAGTGAGCAACTTTATGCTCAAAATGGACTTGGAGAACAAAGTGAATCAAGTAAACGCAAAACTTGATTATTTAATCAATGACTTTGCTGTAACAATGGATGACTTTGAATTTGTGATAAAACACTTAAGAGAGAGCATGGAGAATATAGTAATGGACATTGTCTCCACAATGAGTGACATCATCCTCACAATCAAAGACTATGTCAAGGACAGCCACTTTGCCGAAAAGATAACAAATGTCCTTTTACAAATTGAAAATCAGCTTTTGGCCTTTGATGAGAAGTATGAAATTAAGCGGTCACTCATTAAAGCGCTAGATACCATCAAGGACATCATCAGACAGATTGATTTGCAGAAGCTCACAGACAGCAGCACAGCATGGCTACGTGATCTTgatttgaaatttgaaattttGGAGAAATTCAAAAACAAACTGTCCGAAATGAAAATGGCTATTCAAAACTTTGACATCAGTGCGTTTTTCCAAGAGATAAAGGATCAACTTCTCTCAATTGATTTATCTTTTTATGTGGAGCAGATATCATATACAATTCCTTCTGCAGAGATAGCAAACGTGATGGAATCTATAAATGATGTTATTGTTAACTGGATTGACGAATATGAAATCCCTAACAAAATCAATACGGTATATTCTTACACTATGGATACACTTTTAAAATACAATCTTAATGGTATGGTTAAAGAATTGATGGATCAGGTATTGCTTCTCATCAAAGAATTCAAAATCGAAGAGACAGTCCAGGCAATGGTCGATGGTCTGAAATCTATCAACTTTGAATTAGTTGATAATACAATTATGCAGCTTCTGCACTTAGATTTAATAAGCCAGTTCGGAACAATTGAGGTTAGGAAAATCCTTAATGAccttaatgaaaacatttcttcAATAGTTGACTCAATGAAGAAATTTGACTACAGCACATTTGTTCATGAGACCAACAAGAAAATTTCTGAATCAACAAATTATATCAACGAGCAGATTAAACTATATGGGATTGCACAGAAAATTGAGGCAGTAAGGGAATTTCTCAGAGGGATCCAAAATTCCATCTTCGCATATTTGAATGAACTCAAAAACTCAAAGGTTGCTGACACTCTaaagaaattgaaaaatgtgattGACGTTACGTTTTACAATGACATCAAATTCAAGGTGCAGGATATCTTTGAGGACATTGAACAACGGATCATTGACATGGATATaagaaaggaaatgaatatttacTTTCAAAGAGCAAGAGAATCCCACAGCAATGTGGTTAACTATGTTTCTGCACAGTTTAACCAACTGATAGAGAGGATTATAGAAGTGACCAATGACAATGACACCATTACACAGATAAAGCAAACTGTGGATATAATTCTGGGTGCACTAAAGAAAGCTGAGATTGTAGTCCCAACTTTCACTGTACCTCTCACTGACCttatcatttcatcatttacagTAAACCTGAACAAAATGCAGGAGATTAGCATCCCAGCTCGTATTTTTGTCCCTGAGTTCACCATCCTTAACTCCTACAAAATTCCTGCCTTTATCATAGACTTTGAGGAGATCAAAGCACATATAATTACACTAATAGATAGCATCAGAAAATATGAGATTCAAATGCCTGACCCTGAAGAAATTTTTGGGGACCTAAAAGTGCTTTATCTTCCTGAACTACAGGATCTCACCGTCCCAGAAATAACCCTTTCAGAAATACTTTTCCCTGTCATCAAAATCCCCAAATTAAATCTTAAGGACTTTGAAATTACAATGCTTCCAATTCCAGAGAACAAATTACCTGAGATTCCGAGCGACCTTTGTATGCCATTTTTTGGCAAACTCCAGGGTAAATTTCGATTGCACTCCCCACAGTACACAATGGAAACTATAGGGAAGATTGAGAACTCCACAtccacagcaaaaaaaactcAGTTTACAGTTTCAATTACTTCCCATTGCAAATCACCCATTGAACCCTTTGAATACACCTTTGAAGCCAATGCTAGGTTGGAAGCTCCACGAATGAACAAGTTTCTTTTAACTGAAATTCTGAAAGTTACACACGTGGCCTTCTCAATTGATCATGGGGGATCCTTAACACTCACTGGTTCTTCTGCTGAGGCTTCTGCTAAAACCATAAGCAAGGCCACAACTCAAATGTACACGTCAGATTTGGTCAACAATATAGCACTTACATTGAAGAAAAGAATCTCTGCAACCATGGACACAAACTATAACCACAACTTGGACGTCCCATCAATTGAAACTTTCAGTGAGGCAtcaatgaaacagaaaataGCAGCCACCATGGAATCAGGCAAAGTCGTTTTGACCAGTGAAACTACTGGTAATGGAAAGTGGTCCTTTCAAGACTACTCTGACAAAGGTACACACACCAGCAATTTAGAATACAGCATACAGTTTGGCACTGCCAAATTAACTATGGTAGGAGAAACAACCTGTAAGGCCATGAAATCAAAGCAAACACTGACTGCTGAATCTGTGATTTTAAGCCATATTATTGTTGAAGCTAGATGTGAAAATGAATTTCCATCTGTCAAGAAGATTGTTATGGTTTTAAATGGAGAGATTGATATTGGGCAATTAAACATTGAGGTGACAGCTTTTCATGATTCCGAATTAGCTGGAAGTTTGACTGGATTCATGACCAACTCGCTAGAATTTATTGCTCATCCATTTGAAATTGTGCTTGATGTTAAGAATAGAGTAAACTCAAACATGTTGTTCCCATTTAAACTTACTGGTAAAGTTGATCTGCAGCATGATTATGGTGTCATAATAAACCCTGAGAAGCAGCGTGCTTGCTCGTTTACTTTGGCCAGATTCAACCAGTACAAGTACAGTCAGAACTTCACAGCAGAAAACAATGACATAAGCATCTCCTTTCAATCATCTGCAAATGGAGAGGCAAAGCTGGATTTTTTGGCTGTTCCTTTAACTATCCCAGCAATAGTTGTACCTTATTTTGAGATTAAAACCCCTGGGGTCAGAGACGTGTCACTGTGGGAAAATGCTGGATTTGAAACTTTGCTAACGGATCCTCAACAGTCATTCGATTTCAATCTGAAGCTTCATTACTTCAAGAACCTTGATAGCCATAGTTTTGAAGTACACCTTGAACCAATTTATAATACGTTTAATAATAATGTCTACATCCTCCAGGCTCAATTTGAGAAACATAGAGACAAAGTAGTTACATTTCTAAAAGATTCTTATAACCAAGCAAGGGTCCATTATACAAAACAAACTAGGGACACATCTGGACTGCCTCCTAGATTCTTCACTTTCCCTGGATACAAAATACCATTATTGAATATTGAGGTTTCTGCCATCAGGGCTGAAATGCCAGCCTTTAGCTACTTTGTTCCAAAGGAAGTCAGCACACCGAGCTTCAAACTTCCAGCACTGGGTTTCTCCGTGCCATCCTATGCGGTTGTGCTACCATCTATGGAATTACCTGTAGTCCATATTCCAgaaacattaaatgaaataaagctgCCCACTTTCACACTACCAACTATTCAGAACAAGGTGTTGATCCCAGCCCTGGGTAACATAACTTGTGACTTCTACTTCAAGTCTACTGTTATCACCTTAAGTGCTAATACTGGCCTTTATAATGAGTCCAACATTGTTTCTCGGTATGGCACATTTTTAACATCTGTGTTTAAAATTCTAAATGGAAAGATGCAGGGCACCATCAgtctgtag